From the genome of Chlamydiales bacterium STE3:
ACCTCCTTCTCAGTGATGAGCAAAAAAAAGAATACAAAATCATCGAGCATGAGGAAAAGAAAAAATTAAAAAATATTTTTCAACATCAAAAAGCGTTTTGGGAAGAAATAAACTTAAAACTAGTAAACCCATCAGGTGATTTTCCAAGCGTAAGAAAGCTGTCGGATGACATTGTAAAAAAACATTCAGATAACATTGCCAGACTCGCAAAACGTTCACCCTTGTACCATGATCTTAGGTCCTCCCCAAAACCTTCCGATGACCTCATGAACTTACCATCTTCTGATGATGAGTCAGATAACGATTCCACGCACTCCCCACCTTCTGATGATTTAGAGCCTTTTGATGACCAATTTAAAACTATCCTAACCGCGCCTACACAATTTTTACATAAGCCTCTTTCTCTAAAGCTTGTTGTCGATCACCTCTCTTTTATTGTAGATATCCACGAAAAAAACAGAAATTCTATCTTAGAATTGGTAAAGAAAGGAAAAGGCGAGAAAACGATCGATTTTCTCAAAATCAAACAACGGGAGATAAAGGGAAGCTTGATTCAAGCACAAGCCAATCGACGAAATAATCGAAGCCAAGAACTAATCGACCCAGAAGCCTTTTTTTCAGAGCTAGCTAACGCATGAAGAGAGTGCCGATGGGAACCCTTAAAAGGCTATATGCATAAAATCAAGTTTAATGTGAACCTATATGCCAATAGATACTCTCCAGTTTTATAAATTACAAAAATAGAGGTTTTAGAATGGATATAACAAAAAGTCAGCAAATCCCAGCAGCGATTTGCCAAGTTCAGGAAAAACTCCATACAGCTGTTGGAAGGGTGTGCGAAAAAACAGCAGCTGGTAGATTTCTAGGATTACCTTTGGCATTTACCAGCGCCTCCTTAGTTCTTGCAAAGTCGTGTAGTGGGGTTGGGGAAAGTTTTTTTAAAGGATGCGCCAATGCTGTAGCAGGCGTTGTAGAAAAAGATCCTAAGCTTAAAGGCAGAAGGTTTAAAAAAGCACTAGAGCAATTTGCCAACGGAGCGTTGTCTATAATTGAAATTGCCATTTTTCCTATCGTTTTTTTAGTAAAAAGCATTACTACGCCCATTTTTCTTTTGGTTAGAGGAAAGGGCTATACAGAATCTGAAGCTAAGGGGTATGAGCAAAAAGAGAGAGATTACCTTCTAGGCTTTACAAAGATGAATAAATATATTCAGCAGCAAGCTGAAGAAAAAATCCTCTTAAAAAACATTTTTGATCTGCAAATAAAGTTTTGGAAAAGCGAAATACCTAAATCAACCAATCAAGAAATACCTTTTAATGATGAATTTAAGAAGAGATGGTCTACAGATCAGAGTCCTAGTAAGGCTTTAAACATTGCCTTAGATAACATTGAGATGCTTAAGCAGCTTTATCAAGAACAGTGTACTTCCGAGCAAAAAGTACCGCTTAGGAAATCTGTAAAACTTCTTAAGATTAAACAAAATTCCATTCAAAAAAACTTACTTCAAGCACAAATAGATAGACGAAATGCAAGAAGCAAAGATCCTATCGATCTAGAAGTTTTGATTGCAATGCCAACTCGTACTTAAAATTCTGTGATCTTTAAAATAGAGTGCCGACCGAAAGCTCGGCACCTTCTAAAGAAATCCTTAAAAAAAATTTTATTTTGGCAAGAGATAGTCAACTATGGGATAATAGTTCCTTTTAGAGGCATAACAAAGCAAAATAAAATCCTATCAAAAGACCTGATTTATATAAATTTTTTAAAACAAACAAGCTTTCTCCTCTCTCAAAAAAACAATACCTAAAAAAAACCTTTACTGCTTGAATAGGTTTTTGCCCATTTGGCTCCACCGAGGTTAAGAAATGCCGCTTCTTCAATTTCTCATTTTTATGCTTTGCTTTTCTGCTTGTGAAAAAAATAAAGAACACCCTCGCCCTTCGGCAGTAGAAGTCACAACCTTTAAAGTACAAGAAGAAACGATCCCTGCCGTGTTTGAATATGTGGGCGTCGTCCAAAGTTCGCATCCTGTTGAAATTCGCGCGCGGGTGGAAGGGTATCTAGACAAAATTGCTTACCAAGAAGGCGATATTGTTAAAAAAGGACAGCTTCTCTTTCAGATTGACTCTCGGCCTTTTATCGCAGCCTTAGATAACGCCAAAGGCCAGCTGGCACGCAATGAAGCTGAGCTTTGGGAAGCCCAAAGAGCTGTGGAGCGTTTTAGACCGCTTTATGAAAAAAAAGCGGCGAGTAAACGTGACTTAGACAATGCTACAGCACAGCTCCTGGCTTCTGAGGCAAACGTAGCTTCTGCCAAAGCTCAAATACGCGAAGCAGAACTCAACCTTAGCTATACTGTAATCCGCTCTCCCATTAATGGTGCTTCTAACAAATCGAATTACAGAGAAGGAGCATTAATTACACCTGGGGCTAATGGACTGCTGACAACTCTTTATGTCATCGATCCCATTTGGGCCTATTTTAACGTTTCTGAAGGAGATCTCTTAAAGTACCGCGAAGAAGTTCTCAAAGAACAGCTGAAATACCCTTCCGATATGAACTTTGATGTACAGCTTATTTTATCTGATGGCAGCACCTTTGAAAGTAAGGGAAAAGTGAATTTTGCGGATCCATCTCTCCAACAGACCACAGGAACCATGCTCGTCAGAGCAGAGTTTATAAATCCTGACAATCAACTAAAGCCAGGCCAATTTGTACGTGCTAAAGTGTTAGGGGCTATTCGTCCTCATGCAATTGTCATTCCACAAAAAGCCGTTTTACAAGGACAAGATGGCATGTATGTTTACGTCGTTAATCCAGAAGGCAAGGCAGAGCGTCGAGCCATTGTGCCCGGAGATTGGTATAAAACCTATTGGATTATCAAGGCCGGATTAAAAGCGGACGAGCAGGTGATCGTCGATGGAATCAATAAGGTGCAAAATGGCGTGGCTTTGACAATCAAAAAAGCTGAAGTCTTTCATGAGGACTCAGAGAAAAAATGATCTCGCACTACTTTATTGATAAACCTATTTTTGCCAGCGTGATCTCCATCCTGATCACCTTAGCAGGGCTTGTCGCTCTGAAGAATTTGCCAATCGAGCAGTACCCTAATATCACTCCACCACAAATTCAAGTTTCGACGAATTTTACGGGAGCAGATGCCAATACTGTTGCTGAAAATGTCGCCTCCCCGATTGAACAGCAGGTCAATGGGGTCGAAGACATGATTTACATGTATTCTCAAAACTCTGCCTCTGGTGATATGAGTTTAAACGTTTTCTTTGAAATCGGCAGTAACCCCGATATGGCTCAGGTGAATGTCCAAAACCGTGTCAACATGGCTCTGCCACGATTACCTTCTGAAGTACAACGTGTCGGGGTGACCGTCAGCAAACAAACTCCTAATATTCTTCTTTTCATCAATGTACAATCTCTTGACGGAACCTTAGATGATATTTTTGTTAGCAATTATACCTCAATTAATATTGTCGATGAGCTCTTACGTGTGGATGGTGTTAGTAACGCGCAGGTTATCGGTGCAAGAGACTATTCTATGCGCCTTTGGCTAAAACCGGATCGTATGGCACAGCTGGCCATTACAGCTCTTGATGTCGTCAATGCCATTAAAGAACAAAACCAGCAATTTGCGATTGGACAAATAGGACAAGCTCCTACTCCTCACCCAGTAGAAATAACAATTCCTGTTATTTCTAAAGGAAGGCTTGCAACACCGAAAGAATTTGAAGATATAATTATCAGGGCAAATCCCGATGGCTCAATGGTGCTTTTAAAAGATATTGGGAGAGCTGAGCTTGGTGCTCAAGATTATAGTGTGAACACGAAATTAAATGGGAAAAGCACCGCAGCAATTGCGATTTATCAGCAGTATGGAGCAAATGCTTTAGATGTGGCAGAACGCGTGAAACAAGCAATGGAACGGCTATCTAAAAACTTTCCCCAGGGGCTGAGTTACTCTATTCCCTATGACACTACAAAATTTATCAGATCTTCAATTGCAGAGGTAGTACGTACGATTTTCGAAGCTACCCTTCTTGTTATCATTGTCGTTTTCATTTTTTTACAAAATATTCGCGCCACAATCGTTCCTGTTCTTGCTCTTATCGTTTCGATCATCGGTACTTTTGCCGGCATGTACCTATTTGGCTTTTCCATTAATACTTTGACACTTTTTGGTCTAGTATTGGCCATTGGCATTGTGGTCGATGATGCTATCGTGGTGATCGAAAACGTTGAGAGAAACATTCGGGAATTTGGCTATTCTTCTCGAGAAGCTGCTATCCGTGCGATGGAAGAGGTGACAGGGCCTATCATTGCGATTGTTTTTGTGCTTTGCGCCGTGTTCGTTCCCGTCGCTTTTCTTGGAGGTATCGCCGGCCAACTTTACCGTCAATTTGCTATTACCATTGCCATCTCTGTAATTATTTCGGGTTTAGTGGCGCTAACCTTAAGCCCTGCCATTTCCGCCTTACTGCTCAAAAAAGAAACCAAACCGAGTCGTTTTGCCAACTTCTTTAATCGTAACTTTGATCGTTTCACTCAAAGCTATTTGTCAGTCACTCAGTGGCTTATTCATCGTACATTTCTTACGCTTTTGCTTTTTGCAGCGATTATTGTGGGTTTGCTAAGCTTAGCTCATGTTACACCAACGAGCTTTGTACCCAATGAAGATCAAGGCTACGTTATGGCCGTTTCTAATCTTCCCGATGGCTCTAGCTTAAATCGAACAACGGCTGTTGATGATCAACTCTTTCAAATCGCTAAAGAAAATCCTGCAGTCGAAGGGGTAGTCTCACTCTCCGGATTTAGCCTTCTCGATGGCTTAAATCGTACGATGAGTGGCGCTAACTTCATAGTTTTAAAAGATTGGAGTGAGAGAAAAGCCAAAGACATGCAGCTATCATCAATTTTGAATTACTTCAATCAACAATATAGCAAAATTACAGAAGCCTTAGTTCTCACCTTTAATCCTCCTGCGATTCAAGGGCTAGGAACAGTTGGCGGCTTTGAATTCTGGATTGAAAATCGTGGGTCGCAAGGAGTCGAGGGCCTTAGCCAAGCTGTGGCAGAATTTTTGGAAGAATCTATAAACCACCCAGCCTTAGCCAATCTTACGAC
Proteins encoded in this window:
- a CDS encoding Efflux pump periplasmic linker BepF (Product derived from UniProtKB/Swiss-Prot:Q8FWV8;Gene name derived from UniProtKB/Swiss-Prot:Q8FWV8), which produces MPLLQFLIFMLCFSACEKNKEHPRPSAVEVTTFKVQEETIPAVFEYVGVVQSSHPVEIRARVEGYLDKIAYQEGDIVKKGQLLFQIDSRPFIAALDNAKGQLARNEAELWEAQRAVERFRPLYEKKAASKRDLDNATAQLLASEANVASAKAQIREAELNLSYTVIRSPINGASNKSNYREGALITPGANGLLTTLYVIDPIWAYFNVSEGDLLKYREEVLKEQLKYPSDMNFDVQLILSDGSTFESKGKVNFADPSLQQTTGTMLVRAEFINPDNQLKPGQFVRAKVLGAIRPHAIVIPQKAVLQGQDGMYVYVVNPEGKAERRAIVPGDWYKTYWIIKAGLKADEQVIVDGINKVQNGVALTIKKAEVFHEDSEKK
- a CDS encoding Efflux pump membrane transporter BepE (Product derived from UniProtKB/Swiss-Prot:Q8G2M6;Gene name derived from UniProtKB/Swiss-Prot:Q8G2M6) translates to MISHYFIDKPIFASVISILITLAGLVALKNLPIEQYPNITPPQIQVSTNFTGADANTVAENVASPIEQQVNGVEDMIYMYSQNSASGDMSLNVFFEIGSNPDMAQVNVQNRVNMALPRLPSEVQRVGVTVSKQTPNILLFINVQSLDGTLDDIFVSNYTSINIVDELLRVDGVSNAQVIGARDYSMRLWLKPDRMAQLAITALDVVNAIKEQNQQFAIGQIGQAPTPHPVEITIPVISKGRLATPKEFEDIIIRANPDGSMVLLKDIGRAELGAQDYSVNTKLNGKSTAAIAIYQQYGANALDVAERVKQAMERLSKNFPQGLSYSIPYDTTKFIRSSIAEVVRTIFEATLLVIIVVFIFLQNIRATIVPVLALIVSIIGTFAGMYLFGFSINTLTLFGLVLAIGIVVDDAIVVIENVERNIREFGYSSREAAIRAMEEVTGPIIAIVFVLCAVFVPVAFLGGIAGQLYRQFAITIAISVIISGLVALTLSPAISALLLKKETKPSRFANFFNRNFDRFTQSYLSVTQWLIHRTFLTLLLFAAIIVGLLSLAHVTPTSFVPNEDQGYVMAVSNLPDGSSLNRTTAVDDQLFQIAKENPAVEGVVSLSGFSLLDGLNRTMSGANFIVLKDWSERKAKDMQLSSILNYFNQQYSKITEALVLTFNPPAIQGLGTVGGFEFWIENRGSQGVEGLSQAVAEFLEESINHPALANLTTTFQTNNMQLFVDLDRYKARSYGVGIADIFQTLQVLLGSLYVNDFNKFGRTFRVTAQAEPNYRYKIDDIGEVYVRSANGEMIPMKSLVTLKYVSGPTLISRFNGFNGARILGHAAPGYSSGQAMDTMEEIARKILPQGMTFAWSGESYQEKATGGTASSVLLGGIVVVFLVLAALYEKWSLPFAIILAVPLGLFGAFVAVLLSGTSNDVYFQVGLVTLIALSAKNAILIVEFAVIKRNEGMPIIEAALEAARLRFRAILMTSLTFIFGVVPLVISSGAGANSRHSVGTGVLGGMISATFFAVFFVPFFYRIIEELTEKFQSRKKGHEKKI